The following coding sequences lie in one Alosa sapidissima isolate fAloSap1 chromosome 15, fAloSap1.pri, whole genome shotgun sequence genomic window:
- the LOC121683849 gene encoding stAR-related lipid transfer protein 13-like isoform X4: MSSSPHGFRMKISKIEAKEACDWLRAAGFPQYAQLFEDSQFPIDISPVKKDHDFLDKDLVEPLCRRLNTLNKCASMKLDVNLPKKKCEDSDEDDLVAISDKWTFEYSSRRWSRLQDIDCLLGPGESPRGGGGPGELGLALRTTTSSESVLTDLSEPEVSSVHSESSGHSGHHHHRRGTHSGAEDSDSSRRTCSDSAAIMPDPTSLALPHGMALPADAGQGYGSLPGKGGKRARVKDFVRRMENLRSRGGNSGRGRRPPIISGPVLQQEPKTLRTLKCVEIVNGDAGRGPDLAPRIPILTIVPCPSSSEGSSSQSSGSAVSTPSMKERRPHRHGDDSGGGGRAVPDGRRSGMYLEDAVDALVGHNRRNEFRSYEDLVVHIPKDHKPGTFPKALSIESLSPTTTTTTTTSSLHNVAGGDWHSLGRASPEVLPPQRLPSLRESRPATQCCTRGSRISVYDNVPGSHLYASTGDLMDMEKEEDLFPHLDDILQHVSGLQQIVDHWTKNVLPGGEVVGDRDRCQGEDREGAEGEGEDKTPDLQSSSQITLDFEANSVLEGQTTPSDGDRDGVSLNETESGGMRERRDSGVGASLTRPNRLRWPSFQISNRLSHSMASLQITNQSGGQMCLLQKFSLLRLTAIMEKYSLSNKHGWTWSVPKFMKRMKVPDYKDKNVFGVPLIVHVQRTGQPLPLSLQQALRYLRSQCLDQVGLFRKSGVKSRIQALRQMNENSPDDVNYEDQSAYDVADMVKQFFRDLPEPLLTSKLGETFLHIYQYVPKDQRLQAVQAAIMLMSDENREVLQTLLCFLSDVTSSVEENQMTPMNIAVCLAPSLFHLNILKKDNLSPRAMQKKYSTGRPDQKDLNENLAATQGLAHMIMECNRLFEIPHEMVTQSRNSYVEADLHAPTMEEMFKSLEEDDGSYQTHMELRLQGLLKETREKAKGWVSCSSADNTELHYKKVEDGNPLRQWRVSVEVEAPPSVVLNRVLRERHLWDVDLLQWKIRETLDKQTEVYQYVLNRMPPHPSRDFVVLRSWRTDLPKGTCSLVSVSVEHEDCPMLGMVRAVVLESNYLLEPCGSGKSRLTHICRVDLKGRTPEWYNKAFGHLCAAEAARIRNSFQPISADGPETKI; encoded by the exons GCGACTCAACACATTAAACAAGTGCGCATCTATGAAACTCGACGTGAACCTACCGAAGAAGAAA TGCGAGGACTCTGATGAGGACGACCTGGTGGCCATCAGCGACAAATGGACATTTGAGTATAGCAGCCGTCGTTGGTCCAGACTGCAGGACATCGACTGTCTGCTGGGTCCAGGTGAGAGCCCGCGGGGCGGCGGTGGGCCTGGTGAGCTGGGCCTGGCCCTgcgcaccaccaccagcagcgaGAGCGTGTTGACGGACCTCAGCGAGCCCGAGGTGTCGTCAGTGCACAGTGAGAGCAGTGGCCACAGcggtcaccaccaccacagacgGGGCACGCATAGCGGCGCCGAGGACTCGGACAGCTCGCGGCGCACGTGCTCGGACTCGGCCGCTATCATGCCGGACCCCACGTCGCTGGCGCTCCCGCACGGCATGGCCCTACCGGCCGACGCTGGCCAGGGCTACGGCTCCCTGCCGGGCAAAGGGGGCAAGCGAGCGAGGGTGAAGGACTTCGTACGGCGTATGGAAAACCTACGGTCACGTGGGGGCAACTCCGGCAGGGGCCGCAGGCCTCCGATAATCAGCGGCCCAGTTttacagcaggagccaaagacACTACGAACACTGAAGTGTGTGGAGATAGTGAACGGGGACGCGGGCAGGGGTCCGGATTTGGCCCCCCGCATCCCGATTCTGACGATCGTCCCGTGCCCGTCCAGCAGCGAGGGCAGCAGCAGCCAGTCCAGCGGCAGCGCGGTGAGCACGCCCAGCATGAAGGAGCGGCGGCCCCATCGACATGGCGACGACAGTGGCGGCGGCGGCCGGGCGGTGCCGGACGGCAGGCGGAGTGGCATGTACCTGGAGGACGCCGTGGACGCTCTGGTGGGGCACAACCGCCGCAACGAGTTCCGCTCCTACGAGGACCTGGTGGTGCACATCCCCAAGGACCACAAGCCGGGCACCTTTCCCAAGGCGCTCTCCATCGAGAGCCTCtcgcccaccaccaccaccaccactaccacctcgAGCCTCCACAACGTGGCTGGCGGCGACTGGCACTCCCTGGGCAGGGCCAGCCCGGAGGTGCTCCCACCACAGCGGCTACCCAGCCTCCGGGAGTCGCGGCCCGCCACCCAGTGCTGCACACGCGGGAGCCGCATCAGCGTGTACGACAACGTGCCCGGCTCGCACCTGTACGCCAGTACGGGCGACCTCATGGacatggagaaggaggaggacctGTTCCCGCACCTGGACGATATCCTGCAGCACGTCAGCGGACTCCAGCAGATCGTCGACCACTGGACCAAAAATGTGTTGCCCGGCGGGGAAGTGGTGGGCGATCGCGACAGATGTcagggagaggacagagagggggCCGAGGGCGAGGGTGAGGATAAGACACCGGACCTGCAGTCCTCCAGCCAGATCACGCTGGACTTTGAGGCCAACTCGGTGCTGGAGGGGCAGACGACGCCCAGCGACGGAGACCGCGACGGCGTGTCCCTGAATGAGACGGAATCCGGGGGCATGAGGGAGCGGAGAGACTCTGGGGTCGGGGCATCGCTCACGAGACCTAACCG GCTACGATGGCCCAGCTTTCAGATATCCAATCGCCTGAGCCATTCGATGGCCTCCCTGCAGATCACCAACCAATCAGGAGGCCAGATGTGTCTGCTGCAGAAGTTCTCTCTCCTGCGGCTGACAGCCATCATGGAGAAGTACTCCCTGTCAAACAAGCATGGCTGGACCTG GTCAGTGCCAAAGTTCATGAAGAGGATGAAGGTTCCCGACTACAAGGACAAGAATGTGTTTGGGGTGCCTCTGATTGTGCATGTGCAAAGGACCGGTCAGCCACTGCCCCTCAGCCTTCAGCAGGCCCTGCGCTACCTCAGGAGCCAGTGTCTGGACCAG GTGGGTTTGTTCCGTAAGTCGGGGGTGAAGTCTCGCATTCAGGCGCTGAGGCAGATGAACGAGAACTCCCCGGATGATGTGAACTATGAGGACCAGTCTGCCTATGACGTAGCGGACATGGTCAAACAGTTCTTCAGAGACCTTCCTGAGCCACTGCTCACAAGCAAACTTGGAGAGACTTTCCTCCATATCTACCAAT ATGTGCCCAAAGACCAGCGCTTGCAGGCGGTGCAAGCGGCCATCATGCTCATGTCGGACGAGAACCGTGAGGTGCTACAGACGCTGCTCTGCTTCCTGAGTGATGTCACTTCCTCAGTGGAGGAGAACCAAATGACCCCCATGAACATCGCCGTGTGCTTGGCCCCTTCGCTCTTCCACCTCAACATCCTGAAGAAAGACAATCTATCGCCCAG GGCCATGCAAAAGAAGTACTCCACTGGACGCCCGGACCAGAAGGACCTGAATGAGAACCTGGCGGCCACTCAAGGCCTGGCTCACATGATCATGGAGTGCAACCGGCTCTTTGAG attcCCCATGAGATGGTGACACAGTCTCGCAACTCATACGTGGAGGCAGACCTGCACGCTCCCACCATGGAGGAGATGTTCAAGTCCCTGGAGGAGGACGACGGCTCCTACCAGACCCACATGGAGCTCCGACTGCAGGGCCTCCTGAAGGAGACGCGCGAGAAGGCCAAGGGCTGGGTCTCCTGCTCCAGCGCAGACAACACCGAGCTCCACTACAAGAAG gTGGAGGATGGGAACCCTCTGCGACAGTGGCGTGTGTCCGTGGAGGTGGAGGCCCCTCCGTCGGTGGTGCTGAACCGCGTGCTGCGAGAGCGCCACCTGTGGGACGTGGACCTGCTCCAGTGGAAGATCCGCGAGACGCTGGACAAGCAGACCGAGGTCTACCAGTATGTCCTCAACCGCATGCCCCCGCACCCCAGCAGAGACTTTGTGGTGCTCAG GTCCTGGAGGACTGACCTGCCCAAAGGCACGTGTTCTctagtgtctgtctctgtggagCACGAGGACTGCCCCATGTTAGGAATGGTGCGAGCCGTGGTGCTCGAGTCCAATTACCTGCTAGAGCCTTGTGGGTCGGGCAAGTCCAGGCTCACGCATATCTGCAGAGTGGACCTCAA